Proteins from a genomic interval of Quercus lobata isolate SW786 chromosome 11, ValleyOak3.0 Primary Assembly, whole genome shotgun sequence:
- the LOC115968622 gene encoding probable disease resistance RPP8-like protein 2 isoform X2 encodes MATSFRLNHLRILGFKVHVNGEASHAIQILVPSCPHLYQLFVNYPILKLLETCQFSPNLAELELKFSHLKEDPMPTLEKLPYLKTLDLSFLSFFGKDMVCSEGGFLLLQYLILVNINIKEWRVKEGAMPSLCHLRIDNCWGLKAIPDGLRFVTTLQELEINFMPKSFTDRLEKGGPDFYKVQHVPSLVFTNYW; translated from the exons ATGGCCACAAGTTTCCGACTCAACCATCTTCGGATTCTGGGCTTCAAAGTTCACGTCAATGGTGAAGCGTCACATGCAATACAAATACTAGTACCAAGCTGTCCACATTTATATCAGCTATTTGTTAACTACCCTATTCTGAAACTTCTAGAAACTTGTCAATTCTCTCCAAATCTTGCCGAGTTGGAATTAAAGTTCTCTCATCTTAAAGAAGACCCAATGCCAACCTTAGAGAAGTTGCCCTACTTAAAAACCCTTgacctctcttttctctctttctttgggAAGGATATGGTTTGTTCTGAAGGAGGATTTCTTTTGCTTCAGTATCTTATCCTTGTTAATATAAACATAAAGGAGTGGAGGGTGAAGGAAGGAGCCATGCCCAGTCTCTGCCATTTGAGAATTGATAACTGCTGGGGATTGAAGGCTATTCCAGATGGATTGAGGTTCGTCACAACCCTCCAGGAATTGGAGATCAATTTCATGCCGAAGTCATTCACAGATAGGCTTGAGAAAGGAGGACCCGATTTTTACAAAGTCCAACATGTGCCTTCCCTTGTATTTACAAATTACTG gtGA
- the LOC115968622 gene encoding probable disease resistance RPP8-like protein 2 isoform X1 has product MATSFRLNHLRILGFKVHVNGEASHAIQILVPSCPHLYQLFVNYPILKLLETCQFSPNLAELELKFSHLKEDPMPTLEKLPYLKTLDLSFLSFFGKDMVCSEGGFLLLQYLILVNINIKEWRVKEGAMPSLCHLRIDNCWGLKAIPDGLRFVTTLQELEINFMPKSFTDRLEKGGPDFYKVQHVPSLVFTNYW; this is encoded by the exons ATGGCCACAAGTTTCCGACTCAACCATCTTCGGATTCTGGGCTTCAAAGTTCACGTCAATGGTGAAGCGTCACATGCAATACAAATACTAGTACCAAGCTGTCCACATTTATATCAGCTATTTGTTAACTACCCTATTCTGAAACTTCTAGAAACTTGTCAATTCTCTCCAAATCTTGCCGAGTTGGAATTAAAGTTCTCTCATCTTAAAGAAGACCCAATGCCAACCTTAGAGAAGTTGCCCTACTTAAAAACCCTTgacctctcttttctctctttctttgggAAGGATATGGTTTGTTCTGAAGGAGGATTTCTTTTGCTTCAGTATCTTATCCTTGTTAATATAAACATAAAGGAGTGGAGGGTGAAGGAAGGAGCCATGCCCAGTCTCTGCCATTTGAGAATTGATAACTGCTGGGGATTGAAGGCTATTCCAGATGGATTGAGGTTCGTCACAACCCTCCAGGAATTGGAGATCAATTTCATGCCGAAGTCATTCACAGATAGGCTTGAGAAAGGAGGACCCGATTTTTACAAAGTCCAACATGTGCCTTCCCTTGTATTTACAAATTACTG gTGA
- the LOC115968621 gene encoding protein XAP5 CIRCADIAN TIMEKEEPER produces MSGMGDGYVGTAQDAVRIRKLEKQREAERRKIQELKDKSASSKGQPGLLQFGKSRAEILETAFKKETVGLVTREEYVEKRINIRTKIEEEEKEKLQKQQQEEEELQLKKRKQRKIKGNSRLSFTDDIENGSEEEEDENETSQSKKFRHGKYGKDPTVETSFLPDSEREAEEQAERERLQRRWFLEQEQIRNEPLQITYSYWDGAGHRRVLQVRKGDTIGEFLRAVQQQLAPEFREIRTTSVENLLYVKEDLIIPHQHSFYELIVNKARGKSGPLFHFDVHEDVRTIADATIEKDESHAGKVVERHWYEKNKHIFPASRWEIYDPTRKWERYTIHGD; encoded by the exons atgtcGGGTATGGGAGACGGGTACGTGGGCACGGCCCAAGACGCCGTGAGGATCCGAAAGCTTGAGAAGCAGAGAGAAGCGGAGCGCCGCAAAATCCAAGAGCTCAAAGACAAGTCCGCCTCCTCCAAAGGCCAGCCGGGTCTCCTCCAGTTCGGCAAAAGTCGTGCCGAG ATTCTTGAAACTGCGTTTAAGAAGGAAACCGTGGGTTTGGTTACAAGAGAGGAGTATGTTGAGAAG AGAATTAATATTCGGACCAAAattgaagaggaagagaaggaGAAGCTTCAGAAGCAGCAGCAAGA GGAGGAGGAGCTTCAATTAAAAAAGCGTAAACAGAGGAAGATAAAGGGGAATTCTCGGTTATCGTTTACTGATGATATTGAGAATGGTAGTGAAGAGGAGGAGGATGAGAATG aaACTTCACAATCAAAGAAATTTCGACATGGCAAATATGGTAAAGATCCAACAGTGGAGACTAGCTTTCTGCCTGACAG TGAGAGGGAGGCAGAGGAGCAAGCTGAACGTGAAAGGCTGCAGAGACGGTGGTTTCTTGAGCAGGAGCAGATTCGAA ATGAGCCTCTTCAAATTACTTACAGTTACTGGGATGGAGCTGGGCATAGGCGGGTGCTTCAG GTACGGAAGGGGGATACCATAGGAGAGTTCCTTCGGGCTGTACAGCAGCAACTTGCACCTGAGTTTCGAGAAATTAGGACAACCTCAGTGGAGAATTTGCTTTATGTGAAAGAAGATCTTATCATTCCCCAT CAGCATAGTTTCTATGAGCTAATCGTGAACAAGGCTAGGGGCAAAAGTGGACCG CTTTTCCACTTTGATGTGCATGAGGACGTGCGAACAATTGCTGATGCAACAATAGAAAAGGATGAG TCTCATGCTGGGAAAGTTGTCGAGAGGCACTGGTACGAAAAGAACAAGCATATTTTCCCTGCTTCAAGATGGGAG ATATATGACCCAACGAGAAAATGGGAGCGTTATACCATCCATGGGGATTGA